TTTTTCCAGCCTTGCTCAGGTCACTAATTAAAAGCCTAGGAAGTGAGCACACATGAAATCATTCCTTCCGTACAGGCAGACAGATGGAGAGAAATTCCACCCTGTTTCCACTCTTTTGTCTTCAGGGCATTTTTGGAATTTCCTTCAGGAAGTGAGGTTATGACCCAGAGCCTTCCTCGGTGAGTAGGCTCTCGTTTCCCACAGTAAACCCTGCACAGTGATGACATACAGTACGAGAAGGTGAGGTTTATCTTCACACTCCAACTGCATCCTGTATGAGCTCCATGGAACTTAAAAGTAATGCTGAGAGGCAACAGCCGCAGGAGAGGAAATGGAAGTCAAGCCTTTGGAAGAAGTAACGCAGCATCTATTCCACTCCATTGCCATGGTCTTCACTGGTGGACCCAACGGAGCTGCAGTGCTTGCAGAGTTGAGGCCACCATTCGGTGTTTCATGTAATTCCTCCATGTTTGCAATAAACTAAGAATTAAACTTACGAACCATACTGGTGAAACAAGTGAATTATTTCACTTATTCTGCTCTAGGCAGTCACGGTAAAActggttttccttctgtttgtaCTTCATTAGCTGTTGGAGAAGGATTGCTAGTCCAGAGATTTTTCTAATGGCATTCCAGTAATACACCATATGCTGATGAAAAAGTTATAGATTAGTATTCATTCTGTATTTTACGCGATCCTGTGACATTATGCATTTTGTGTCCCCACAGAATTGACTTAATCCCAGCATGTACTGAAATCAAGGAATTCTTTCAGTGGCTTCtatcaacaaaaaaaacacacctGGCATGAAACCACCACAATAATACAAAACTACTAGTAATCTGATAAcagaatcttttaaaaaatcagtttattaaTGTTTAGAAGTCAATAAAGCTATGTGCAAATTGAACAATAAAAgtcagaaacattttaaatactattttttaaaccagaaaaaaatccaatagTTTAATTGCACTGGAAATTTTACTACAAAGGCagtacattttctttaaaaaatacacttcTAGGAATTGCCAATAACTGTAAATCACTTTCTCTCAGCTATTCCAGATATACCACTTTTGTTATAGCAATACTCTAGGCGCATGAAGACTCCTGCATCTTATTAACTTATTTACATTGTACACATTCAACCCCATTAGAACAGGTTAGAAAAACAGAGGAGTAAAAATGATGCTGTAAAACAAATACATTCAATTTAATGACAGGTACTTCTTCCGTGAATTGATAAAATACAGACATCTTTGCTGAAATTATAAACATTAATAAAATGTGCCAAAATGTATTGCATTTTGTTATGGAAGTGCATTTATCTATAGTCATTTCACTTCaactttccttttatttttctgaaactcAAGGTACTCTTTTCAGATTTTCCAACTGATCTTTACTTTCGACAGGCTTTTAACCTAACACTGAAATGCCCCTTCAGTTTTTAGCTTTTCTTACTTAGGCAAAAATCCTGCTGTTGTCAATACTATTTTTTACTATTATGTATACTTTCAGTCATCTTGAAGAGAAATGACACTTAGTTCTACCTTGCGTTTTTCATGATAATGCAGTTGATTTAAtgctataaaataaaaaggcaattAATGTATGGGGCCAAATGCTGTTATGAGCTACTCCATAAAATCTGACACAGTCAATGGAATTGTACAGGTGAAATTAACTGCAGAACCTAGCTCATGGTCTTCAAATGTAATATGGACTGACAGCAAAAATTCACAGCTATGATCTTGCTAAATAAAACCCCAACAGCTTTGGACTCTGCAAATTAAACCTTATGACTTAACTAAAAACTCTGCAAAGTGATGCCAAATTATGGTTGTATGTggtctaaattatttttttgtgatcTCTTTCCATGTTATGTGCTAAACAAACACTCCTAACCAATGATACCAGAGCCACCACTAAACTCAgtacagaaagatctttgtgTCAGTGGTTTGCTGCAAGGAGAAAAAACTTCACATTCTTCtcacatgggaaaaaaaaaaaaaagattaattctccctttccctcctccccctctctctttctctcacaCACACCAGGCATCATTTCACCAAGGCATCAGTCTTTCAGAGTTACTAAGGAGATTTCAGGATATGAATGCGCCTGACAATCCTGAGCTGCCTCAGTGCAAAGACAAAACatgctccaggaaaaaaagacttccAAGCCAGAACAGTCTGTCCCATTTCTTGAACTCCAGCCTCACAACTGCACCGTTTGCCTCATTAGAACTAATGCTACTTGCTCACTCAGCCCAATGCTGCTCCTGTGAGCAGGAGGCATCCCAGCTCCCCCACTTCAGAGTAAGGCTCTGAAATACACCCCTATAGTTATTCCTAAGAAGATGAGGTAACATTGCCCGAAGACATAATGGTTTCAGGATGGTCACCGTCCTCCTTCTGTGGGTGTGAGGAGTTGTCAGACTTACTCCGGCTGAACTCCATCCCTCCAATGATTGGCCTTTTGAATTTGGTCCCAGAATCCGCTGGGGGACAtttgcagcagcacaaaatCTTGATGAAAGCCCTGCGCATCTCTTTGTTTGTCAAGGTGTAGATGATAGGGTTCGTGGCTGAATTGAGCACGGCCAGCACTAAGAAATACTCTGCTTTATAGAGGATTTGGCAGGTCTTCACTTTACATCCCACATCCAGTAAAAGCAGGATGAACAGAGGAGCCCAGCAGGCAATGAAGACACTCAGGACTATGATCACTGTCTTGAGCAAGGCTAGTGACTTTTCTGAGCTCCTAGTAGCTTTGGTAATGTTTTTCCGAAATGTCAGCCTGCGGCTCCTAGTCCTCACCATGGAGTAGATCCTGCAATACAGGACGACAATAGATAGCAAAAGGCCAGTGAAAACGGTTGTGCAAAAGAGAATATAGTGCTTGTGGTAGAGAGGCAGCACGGTGGAGCAGTTGGACAAGAGGCTGATGCAGTTCCAGCCCATGATCGGGAGTCCCCCGAGGATCACGGAGATAACCCAGCAAGCGCTGATCAGCAAGAAGGAGCGGAAGCTGTTGCTGCCATTGTGGAGTTTCATCTTCAACATGGTGATGTATCTCTCAATGGCAATGGCCAACAAGCTGAACACAGAAGCTGACAAGGCAACAAACATGCTGCCTTCTCTTACAAACCACTGGGAGGGTGTGAGGCTATAGGTTTTGTGTCCAGATAGCAGGAGGTTGGCAGTGTAAGCCACACCAGCCAACAAGTCTGAAAGAGCCAAGTTCCCAATGAAATAGTACATGGGTCTGTGAAACTTCTTGGTTTTCCAGATGGTAAGCAAGACAAAAATGTTCTCTAAGATTATAAAGCAGCAAATGATGATAAAAACCACCGACGTCACTTTAATTCCACTGTCCACATTCTCATTTAGCTTTCCCGTGTAATTATAATGCTCTTTGATGACATAGTTGACATCAGTGTTGGCCGGGTTGCTCATGACCTTCAGCGGGGCAGTGGTGCCAGAGCTCATGGTGCCCGGCTGGCGCTCCTTCCCCAGCGGCACCACACGGTGACACCAACTGCAAACCCGGGGGCTGCCCCGCAGAGCCTTGGCCCCGCAGCCTGCCCGGTGCTGCTGCACGGCCTCAGAAACTGCAGCCCTGAGAACAAGAGGCACAAAGCCCAGAGTTAAAAGAAGGAAGGCAAACAATGTAAAAAATCACAAAGGGTTTAAGATAATCTGCTAGTTTAATTGTGTATCAGAATCATATAGGTATTCACATGTGACCAGTTTCATTCAGCtactaaaatacatttaaaagatGGTTAGGCATATTCAATAGGTAAAGTTAATAAGACAAAAAAGTTCTGTCACTCAGAGCTGAACAGGTAAACTGGAGTCAGCAAGGACTGCATTACTGGACTTTTTCCAACTCAGAAGATCTCAAAGCTGCCCAGCAATAAGTTCtagccttctttttttcagtaggAAACACAACTTGTAATACAACAGCAGAGATTTAGAAAGGGAAAGGGCTTGCTTGATTTAACTGCAAATGTATGAAAGCCTGCACAGAAATTACTTGACAGGAGACCTGTACTCTCCTCCATTATTAAAGCCTGAATGCACTTTGGAAGGGGGTAGTTATGCAATTTACTGATGCCATCTCAGTGGTAAATTCACTGATGTGTATGTAAACAAGAGATCATCTCAAAGCTGTAAACAGGTAAGGGGT
This genomic window from Pseudopipra pipra isolate bDixPip1 chromosome 9, bDixPip1.hap1, whole genome shotgun sequence contains:
- the S1PR1 gene encoding sphingosine 1-phosphate receptor 1 isoform X1; amino-acid sequence: MVRDGKHARQRPNRSGASLSPGAVRDRSGAGQEWCEFEPGSGAGQERGGLEPGSGANWSSGTERGVEPTGLGPPALPRAAVSEAVQQHRAGCGAKALRGSPRVCSWCHRVVPLGKERQPGTMSSGTTAPLKVMSNPANTDVNYVIKEHYNYTGKLNENVDSGIKVTSVVFIIICCFIILENIFVLLTIWKTKKFHRPMYYFIGNLALSDLLAGVAYTANLLLSGHKTYSLTPSQWFVREGSMFVALSASVFSLLAIAIERYITMLKMKLHNGSNSFRSFLLISACWVISVILGGLPIMGWNCISLLSNCSTVLPLYHKHYILFCTTVFTGLLLSIVVLYCRIYSMVRTRSRRLTFRKNITKATRSSEKSLALLKTVIIVLSVFIACWAPLFILLLLDVGCKVKTCQILYKAEYFLVLAVLNSATNPIIYTLTNKEMRRAFIKILCCCKCPPADSGTKFKRPIIGGMEFSRSKSDNSSHPQKEDGDHPETIMSSGNVTSSS
- the S1PR1 gene encoding sphingosine 1-phosphate receptor 1 isoform X2, with the protein product MSSGTTAPLKVMSNPANTDVNYVIKEHYNYTGKLNENVDSGIKVTSVVFIIICCFIILENIFVLLTIWKTKKFHRPMYYFIGNLALSDLLAGVAYTANLLLSGHKTYSLTPSQWFVREGSMFVALSASVFSLLAIAIERYITMLKMKLHNGSNSFRSFLLISACWVISVILGGLPIMGWNCISLLSNCSTVLPLYHKHYILFCTTVFTGLLLSIVVLYCRIYSMVRTRSRRLTFRKNITKATRSSEKSLALLKTVIIVLSVFIACWAPLFILLLLDVGCKVKTCQILYKAEYFLVLAVLNSATNPIIYTLTNKEMRRAFIKILCCCKCPPADSGTKFKRPIIGGMEFSRSKSDNSSHPQKEDGDHPETIMSSGNVTSSS